GCTGCTCATGTACTTATGCTGTACTTCAagtcttttttttgggtcatgtgTGCTCATGTTTTTCACTTTTCAACAAGTATGATAAATGTGGTAGTTGCCTATTATTCAGGGTTTAGTTGATCTATATGGTTTTGTTTAGAGGGAGAATGTGACCACATTTTGTTATCATACTCACCTATGGTTTGAAATTACTGACATCAAGATATTCCATTTCAGCATGTATTTGCATTAGTCATTAGGGACATACATACAATCTTCGAAAAAGAAAATTAGTTCTGCCAAACAGCCAGCGGATTCTCTAGGCAACTGGTTTAGAAAACCTAATAAAAAGTTGCTTGATTTGTCGTATAGGATCCACTTGAAATCCAAACCAAACGAGCAACCAAATTGGTTCAATCGTCGAAAATTCATTGATATTACTCGATTACCAAGGATGCCTAAATCTTGTTATTACCACATTTTCTTGTAGCTAGTGCATCCACGCGAGTTAAAGTAAAAAACCACTCTGGAATTTAAAAGGTAAAAACAGAGCAAAATGCCAGCCATTTTATACTTGCCCCCAACCACCTTCCCCTTTCGTCCCCAAGACCCCAAATCGGGCGAAACCCACCGTCTTCTACATGCAGCTAAAACCCTCGCCACCCTCGTCTCCCCCAAAATCCACCGAATCCGTTTGCTCGTCTTCACCAATCCGTGCTTGCTTAGCGGATCAGCAATGGAGGCGAAGAGGGAGAGGCCGCAATCCACCCGGGAgaaggccgcggcggcagcggccgtgATCTCGCTGgtgctcggcgacggcgacctccTCGGCGAGATCTTCCTCCGCCTCGCGCTCCCCTCCAGCCTCGTCCGCGCCGCCCTCGTCTGCAAGCGCTGGCTCCGCGCGGCATCCGACCCCGCCTTCCTCCGCCGCTTCCGCGACCTCCACCCGCCTCGCCTCGTTGGCTGCTACCTCAGCATCAGGACGCTGCATCGAGATTGGCGTGTTGAATTCGTTCCGGTGCCGCCTCAGCCCACGGTGGTCGACGCAGTCCGCCGCACGAGCTCCAGCTCGGGCACCGACGACACCCTATCCACACACATTGTGGACTGCCGAAATGGCTGGGTCGTCACCAGATTGTACCACGGTGGTCACTCCGCGCAGGGAGCGATCAGCCTGCTTCGTCCCGGGAGAGGCATGGTTATCTTTCCGCCACTCCCAATTGTGCCTCTTGAGCCCCGTGTACTCCGCGTTTACGGTGATATCCTTTCTAAAGAGGATGGGGATGGAGTGTCGTACTTCTATTTCACACTGGATTATGATGAGATGGCGAACAAAGCTACTGCGTATGTGCACATGTTGCAAGCTGGTGCATGGCAAATCCACACCTCAGCTACGACAAATCTACCTAAATTGGGAGGATTTTGGTTGTATCCCATTGAGCATTTTCCTCACTGGTGACAACATCTATATGGCGATCACCATGCACAAAATTCTTGTGTTGAATTTGGCATCCTCAACTTTCTTCACAGTTGGGTTCCCAGACGGTATGGCGGTCGATAGACACAGTGTGCTCTCGCCGGCCCATGTTTCTGGGGTCTATCTTGTCCATTTGAACAAGCTCCAGCTTTGCTTCTGGCTTCATAGGGGTAAGGATGATAAATGCAGCATGGGAGACTGGTTGCTGGTCCATGCCATTTCTTTGCGTGATATGTGTTCTAGTCTTGGGATGCTGAGTTCCACAACTGAGAATGGGCAGAATACTAGAATTGTTAACATAAAAGTGGTGGGGGATAATGCAGAGTTTGTGTTCCTTGAGATTTACCGATGGCTAGTACACTTGGATGTTAGGAGCAGGGCATGGCAGAAGGTGTACGAGATGCCAGAAAAGGATACATACTTGTGTTTGATCCAACCCTTTATGATGATTTGGTCTCCCTTCTTCCCTGTGCTTGAGGAATGAtactaaaaaaaaaactagacctGCGGGGGGAGACCGCCCCCATGGCATTACACTAAGAAGAAGACCTTCTTACGCAGGTctagaaaacccccgaacccctgccccacccgtacaTAGTAGCCTGTTACCTGTGAGAAAGGGCCGGACTTCAACTATGCTTTGGACATAGGACAAGCGAGGGAGTTTTTTTTCCGGTGCGAGCCGGGGATCG
This window of the Panicum virgatum strain AP13 chromosome 1K, P.virgatum_v5, whole genome shotgun sequence genome carries:
- the LOC120698498 gene encoding uncharacterized protein LOC120698498 — its product is MEAKRERPQSTREKAAAAAAVISLVLGDGDLLGEIFLRLALPSSLVRAALVCKRWLRAASDPAFLRRFRDLHPPRLVGCYLSIRTLHRDWRVEFVPVPPQPTVVDAVRRTSSSSGTDDTLSTHIVDCRNGWVVTRLYHGGHSAQGAISLLRPGRAHF